DNA from Kitasatospora acidiphila:
TGCAGCATCGCGGCCTTGGTGAAACCGCTGCCGGGGTAGAGGACGCGGTCCAGGTGGGTCAGGCGCAGTCGGCGGCCCGCCACCTCGGTGACCGTCGCCGTCGGATCGGTCATGGCACCGATAGTGGCAGGCCGCCCGCTCCGGCGCCCGCTGGACGCGCGGTGGCGTGGCCGCTGTCGGACGATGGGGGCATGGATCCTGTCGAGGCCCTGGAGCGGATCGCCTTCCTGCTGGAGCGGGAGCAGGCCTCCACGTACCGGGTTCAGGCGTTCCGCAACGCCGCCGACGTGGTGCGCAACCGGTCCGAGCTGCCCCGGACGGCCGCCGGGCTGGCCGCGCTGCCGGGAGTCGGCCCGGTGACCGCCGCGGTGATCGCCGAGGCACTGGCCGGGCAGACCCCGGAGTACCTGGCCGAGGCCGAGGCGCGGGCCGACGAGGCACTGCCGCCGCTCACCGGGGCGGCCGCCGAGCTGCGGGCCGCGTTGCGCGGCGACTGCCATCTGCACTCGAGCTGGTCGGACGGCGGCAGCCCGATTGAGGTGATGGCCCGCACCGCAAAGGAGTTGGGCCATGACTGGGCTGTGCTGACCGACCACTCGCCGCGCCTGACCGTGGCCAGCGGGCTGAGCCCGGAGCGGCTGCGCGAGCAACTGCACGTGGTCGCCGAGGTGAACCGGCAGCTGGCGCCGTTCCGGCTGCTCACCGGGATCGAGTGCGACATCCTGGAGGACGGCTCGCTGGACCAGGAGGACGAGCTGCTGGCCGAGTTGGACGTGGTGGTGGCCTCGGCCCACTCCAAGCTGCGGATGGCCTCGGTGCCGATGACCCGCCGGCTGCTGGCCGCGGTGCGCAATCCGCTGGTCGATGTGCTGGGCCACTGCACCGGACGGCTGCTCGGCCCGGAGCGGGGCGGTGGGCGCAGTGTGCGGGGCGGTGGCAAGGGGCGGCCCGAGTCGAGCTTCGACGCGGCGCAGGTGTTCGCCGCCTGTGTCGAGCACGGCACCGCCGTGGAGATCAACTCCCGTCCGGAGCGCCTGGATCCGCCGATGCGCCTGCTGCGCGAGGCGGAACAGGCCGGCTGCCTCTTCGCCTTGGACACCGACGCCCATGCGCCGGGCCAACTCGCCTGGCAGGACTACGGTTGCGAGCGGGCCGCCGAGGCCGGCGTGCCGGCGGCGCGGGTGATCACCACCTGGACGGTGGATCGGCTGCTGGACTGGACTCGTGACCAACAGGACCGGTGACGGGCGTGGTCCCCGCAGGACGGGCCTGCGGGGACCGGGTTCTGACTAAACGTCAGAGTGGTGGATCAGGAGGACATCGCGCAGCCGCCGGCGTTGTTGCTCCAGGTGGGCTGCATCGCGAAGTCGCCGGTGGGCAGCGAGATGTTGCCCAGGTTCTGCCAGGCGCACAGGTCGCCGTTCTCCGAGCCGTCGGAGGCCACCCAGCCGCTGGACGGCTCCGGG
Protein-coding regions in this window:
- a CDS encoding PHP domain-containing protein; this encodes MDPVEALERIAFLLEREQASTYRVQAFRNAADVVRNRSELPRTAAGLAALPGVGPVTAAVIAEALAGQTPEYLAEAEARADEALPPLTGAAAELRAALRGDCHLHSSWSDGGSPIEVMARTAKELGHDWAVLTDHSPRLTVASGLSPERLREQLHVVAEVNRQLAPFRLLTGIECDILEDGSLDQEDELLAELDVVVASAHSKLRMASVPMTRRLLAAVRNPLVDVLGHCTGRLLGPERGGGRSVRGGGKGRPESSFDAAQVFAACVEHGTAVEINSRPERLDPPMRLLREAEQAGCLFALDTDAHAPGQLAWQDYGCERAAEAGVPAARVITTWTVDRLLDWTRDQQDR